A window of the Halobacterium hubeiense genome harbors these coding sequences:
- a CDS encoding DUF47 domain-containing protein: protein MSSKGTPEFSRRVVEQTDAYLETISECVDLLAELVEEYTAGDAARQLVEEIRARESECDGRSRRISALVTNTTVREFGIRNSRMHLNAEQVVRLYQLLDEIPNAAEEIAEALVTVTPARRRSCFRRYREMVSRVTEAMGALHDAVREFVRLLTSSTETGSIAEHVATVRAAESDCDDVRNAVVADVFADETVDQPMVYREFACLFDRLVDAMEDVTDQLVLLSSSEQWITAEPQQQ, encoded by the coding sequence ATGTCATCCAAGGGCACGCCGGAGTTCTCAAGGCGGGTCGTCGAGCAGACCGACGCGTACCTCGAAACCATCAGCGAGTGCGTGGACCTGCTGGCGGAACTCGTCGAGGAGTACACCGCGGGGGACGCGGCCCGACAGCTCGTCGAGGAGATTCGAGCCCGCGAGAGCGAGTGCGACGGGCGGAGCCGGCGCATCAGCGCGCTCGTCACGAACACGACAGTCCGGGAGTTCGGCATCCGCAACTCCCGGATGCACCTCAACGCCGAGCAGGTGGTGCGGCTCTACCAGTTGCTCGACGAGATTCCGAACGCCGCCGAGGAGATCGCCGAAGCGCTCGTGACGGTTACCCCGGCGCGGCGGCGCTCGTGCTTCCGGCGGTACCGGGAGATGGTCAGCCGCGTGACCGAGGCGATGGGCGCGCTCCACGACGCCGTCCGCGAGTTCGTCCGCCTGCTGACCTCCTCGACGGAGACGGGGTCGATAGCCGAGCACGTGGCGACGGTTCGCGCCGCCGAGAGCGACTGCGACGACGTCCGCAACGCCGTCGTGGCGGACGTGTTCGCGGACGAGACCGTCGATCAGCCGATGGTGTACCGGGAGTTCGCGTGCCTGTTCGACCGGCTCGTGGACGCGATGGAGGACGTGACCGACCAGCTCGTGTTGCTCTCCAGCAGCGAGCAGTGGATCACGGCCGAGCCACAGCAGCAGTGA
- a CDS encoding chorismate mutase has protein sequence MGREPGDSPADDDAAGRGPDDMSLEELREEIESIDREIVDLIARRTYVAETIAEVKDERGMATTDEGQEQAVMDRAGQNAEAFDVDPNLVKAIFRLLIELNKVEQRENR, from the coding sequence ATGGGACGAGAACCCGGGGACAGTCCGGCTGACGACGACGCAGCTGGACGGGGCCCGGACGACATGAGCTTGGAGGAACTGCGCGAGGAAATCGAGTCCATCGACCGCGAAATCGTCGACCTCATCGCGCGGCGCACGTACGTCGCCGAGACCATCGCGGAGGTCAAAGACGAGCGCGGGATGGCGACGACCGACGAGGGCCAAGAGCAGGCGGTGATGGACCGCGCCGGCCAGAACGCGGAGGCCTTCGACGTGGACCCGAACCTCGTGAAGGCCATCTTCCGGCTACTCATCGAACTGAACAAGGTCGAACAGCGCGAGAATCGGTAG
- a CDS encoding shikimate kinase, producing the protein MDGRAAAPAAGTVLNALATGIGSAFALDFDVTAEVSLDAAADGVTGSVADHPDADTALVERCVSLVTDEYGHGEGGTVHTDSEVPLASGLKSSSAAANATVLATLDALGEAESVAREDAARLGVEAAREVGVTVTGAFDDASASMLGGLTMTDNREDDLLFRDEVEWAALVWTPPEQSFSADADVERCQRVAPMADHVADLAADGEYGTAMTVNGLAFAAALGHPTEPIVDALPHADGASLSGTGPSYVAVGEEDALQEVKSLWDENPGTVRLTTTQLDGARTT; encoded by the coding sequence ATGGACGGCCGTGCAGCAGCGCCAGCCGCGGGCACTGTGTTGAACGCGCTCGCGACGGGCATCGGGTCGGCGTTCGCGCTCGACTTCGACGTGACAGCGGAGGTGTCGCTGGACGCGGCTGCCGACGGCGTCACCGGCAGCGTCGCCGACCACCCGGACGCCGACACCGCGCTCGTGGAGCGGTGCGTGTCGCTGGTGACCGACGAGTACGGGCACGGCGAGGGCGGCACCGTCCACACGGACAGCGAGGTGCCGCTGGCGTCCGGCCTGAAGAGTTCGAGCGCGGCCGCGAACGCGACCGTGCTGGCGACGCTGGACGCGCTCGGCGAAGCCGAGTCGGTCGCCCGCGAGGACGCGGCGCGTCTCGGCGTCGAGGCCGCTCGCGAGGTGGGCGTCACCGTCACGGGCGCGTTCGACGACGCGTCGGCGAGCATGCTCGGCGGGCTCACGATGACGGACAACCGCGAGGACGACCTGCTGTTCCGCGACGAAGTCGAGTGGGCGGCGCTCGTGTGGACGCCGCCCGAGCAGTCGTTCTCCGCGGACGCGGACGTCGAGCGCTGCCAGCGGGTCGCGCCGATGGCCGACCACGTCGCCGACCTCGCGGCCGACGGCGAGTACGGCACCGCGATGACGGTCAACGGGCTGGCGTTCGCAGCGGCGCTCGGCCACCCGACCGAGCCAATCGTGGACGCCCTCCCGCACGCCGACGGGGCGTCCCTCTCGGGTACCGGCCCGAGCTACGTCGCGGTCGGCGAGGAAGACGCACTACAGGAGGTGAAATCACTATGGGACGAGAACCCGGGGACAGTCCGGCTGACGACGACGCAGCTGGACGGGGCCCGGACGACATGA
- a CDS encoding DUF5796 family protein, producing the protein MSARNDIAPSTLGVELEEEGVYVEYTDGRRTFYNGVPEKVHGTVRCRPGKDVHVLVTDPTETEGVLVYVNDRKTHDEILESTGVGRVLLDPGEEEELFPGVTVRADGYATEVEADPEEARGRVFVFEEDELGERSFELFAPESEE; encoded by the coding sequence ATGAGCGCCCGCAACGACATCGCGCCGAGCACGCTCGGCGTCGAACTCGAAGAGGAGGGCGTCTACGTCGAGTACACGGACGGCCGCCGCACGTTCTACAACGGCGTCCCGGAGAAGGTCCACGGGACGGTGCGGTGCCGGCCGGGCAAGGACGTCCACGTCCTCGTCACGGACCCGACGGAGACGGAGGGCGTCCTGGTCTACGTGAACGACCGCAAGACCCACGACGAGATTCTCGAATCGACGGGCGTCGGCCGCGTCCTGCTCGACCCCGGCGAGGAAGAGGAGCTGTTCCCGGGCGTGACCGTGCGCGCGGACGGCTACGCGACGGAGGTCGAAGCCGACCCCGAGGAGGCCCGGGGTCGCGTGTTCGTCTTCGAGGAGGACGAACTCGGCGAGCGCTCGTTCGAGCTGTTCGCACCGGAGTCGGAGGAGTAG
- a CDS encoding DUF7128 family protein, with amino-acid sequence MVEETERDDMLWYRCEECGLMFDDQGDAEQHEQNCDAEDPSYLQ; translated from the coding sequence ATGGTCGAGGAGACTGAGCGCGACGACATGCTCTGGTACCGCTGCGAAGAGTGCGGACTGATGTTCGACGACCAGGGGGACGCCGAACAGCACGAACAGAACTGTGACGCCGAAGACCCCTCCTACCTCCAGTAG
- a CDS encoding GNAT family N-acetyltransferase, which yields MGEDTRYLLWPDGLRPPDVDVPEGYALRTSSLTGRDREAVEGLLETGGWEDGVAPLRDRALPNGAFVAVERATNAVVGTCSAIHEPDSGDHYFPFGGALSSLVVDSAHRREGLGRALAAAATRRLLDAGYDSVRVGVRTDRYPALALFLNAGYAPCILDENDVGRWRDVFDHLGLPFDPERCIRP from the coding sequence ATGGGCGAGGACACGCGCTACCTGCTGTGGCCGGACGGCCTGCGACCGCCGGACGTCGACGTACCGGAAGGCTACGCGCTCCGCACGAGCAGCCTGACCGGGCGCGACCGCGAGGCCGTCGAAGGCTTGCTCGAAACCGGCGGCTGGGAGGACGGCGTCGCTCCGCTCCGGGACCGCGCGCTGCCGAACGGCGCGTTCGTCGCCGTCGAGCGCGCGACCAACGCCGTCGTCGGGACGTGTTCGGCGATACACGAGCCGGACTCCGGCGACCACTACTTCCCGTTCGGCGGCGCGCTCTCGTCGCTCGTCGTCGACTCCGCCCACCGCCGCGAAGGACTCGGGCGCGCGCTCGCCGCCGCGGCCACCCGCCGGCTACTCGACGCCGGCTACGACAGCGTGCGCGTCGGCGTCCGAACCGACCGGTATCCCGCGCTCGCGCTGTTCCTGAACGCCGGCTACGCGCCCTGCATCCTCGACGAGAACGACGTCGGTCGGTGGCGCGACGTCTTCGACCACCTCGGACTGCCGTTCGACCCCGAGCGCTGCATCCGGCCCTAG
- a CDS encoding HalX domain-containing protein, which yields MSTDTEPAGVVEDESFFRTLVEKLLGLSSFGDQSRQFFAISRKIATLESEKRASELEDNDTYRQLVARREELDTDLDDAVGGMDDDDLEAAFRDL from the coding sequence ATGAGCACCGACACCGAACCGGCGGGGGTCGTCGAGGACGAGTCGTTCTTCCGGACGCTCGTCGAGAAACTGCTGGGGCTGTCGTCGTTCGGCGACCAGTCCCGCCAGTTCTTCGCGATCTCCCGGAAAATCGCGACGCTGGAGTCCGAGAAGCGCGCCTCCGAACTCGAGGACAACGACACCTACCGACAGCTCGTCGCGCGCCGCGAGGAACTGGACACCGACCTCGACGACGCCGTCGGCGGGATGGACGACGACGACCTCGAAGCCGCGTTCCGCGACCTCTAG
- a CDS encoding fimbrial biogenesis chaperone has translation MNRRALLASLGVIGFSGLAGCAVFQSGDVPAGSLQFENRDDLPHVVGISVVDVGTDGGADADGYSVSGDVTVRPQQRELTASSSVAPGETQTFRNIFSESVYYLVEFTIDGDVPENAGRVPFNPSTRKYDNFLRGVVSASGELSWTISTTDNAGRFEQ, from the coding sequence GTGAATCGTCGTGCCCTCCTCGCATCGCTCGGCGTAATTGGCTTCTCGGGCCTCGCCGGCTGTGCTGTCTTCCAAAGTGGCGACGTCCCCGCCGGGAGCCTCCAGTTCGAGAATCGGGACGACCTCCCACACGTCGTCGGAATCTCGGTCGTAGACGTCGGCACCGACGGAGGAGCGGACGCTGATGGATACAGCGTCTCCGGTGACGTGACCGTGCGTCCCCAGCAACGGGAACTGACTGCCTCGTCGTCGGTCGCTCCCGGTGAGACACAGACGTTCAGAAACATCTTCTCGGAATCCGTGTACTACTTGGTCGAGTTCACAATCGACGGCGACGTTCCCGAGAACGCCGGGCGCGTTCCGTTCAATCCGTCCACCCGAAAGTACGACAACTTCCTGAGAGGCGTCGTCTCTGCATCGGGGGAGCTCTCGTGGACGATAAGTACGACGGACAATGCCGGACGATTCGAACAGTAG
- a CDS encoding DEAD/DEAH box helicase — MSETRGMDAFAHLGDEVRAALSERGFTTPTEPQRRAIPALADGKNGLVVAPTGTGKTETAMLPVLNSIVEEGAPEGFAALYVTPLRALNRDMRERLDWWGETLGLDVDVRHGDTTQYQRKKQADDPPDVLVTTPETLQAMLTGEKLRDGLADVRHVVVDEVHELAGAKRGAQLSIGMERLVELAGDFQRIGLSATVGDPKEVGAFLTGGRGCEIIEVDVTSKVEFSVREPEVTDSDERLSNELMTSPSMASHVRTIRELVEEHDSTLIFVNTRQTAEALGSRFKELDANIGVHHGSLSKEARIEVENQFKAGDLDGLLCTSSMELGIDVGRIDHVVQYSSPREVARLLQRVGRAGHRRDEVSHGTVITGSPDDTFEALAIARRAGEGDVETTQIHHGSLDTVANQIVGVVMDFGETSARHAYQIVTRAYPFHDLAEETFREVAMELHNNRVIYVDDEDDTVSKSGGTWQYYYANLSMIPDEETYAVYDMAAGRQVGTLDERFVVNFAEPGATFVQRGEMWRITNIDEEEEEVNVSPIEDPAGEVPSWTGQEIPVPYEVAQEVGEMREVAADQFDAGATREGVAREFTARYPTDEYTAGEALEQVEYHVDGGHAMPSDDRIVVEQEGRTIVVNAALGHEANETLGRLLSALLGQRTGSSVGLDVGPYRVELDVPARISANDVVDLLRETDPEHVEPLLELSLKQSETLKFTLAQVAAKFGALKRWKGRDGVGLSRLLGALEDTPVYDEAVREVFHRDLDVERASEVLDAIQAGDLDVAIVGERTTVGVGGRSSGTELLTPENADASVVQAVEERIQDDRVKLFCTHCEDWEHETKVRRVGDQPECPHCGSTRIAALSPWADDAVKAVRADDKDDEQRDRTERVFRNASIVQSHGKKAVIALSARGVGPRNAARVINRHRENDEDFYRDILEREREYARTKAFW; from the coding sequence ATGAGTGAGACGCGGGGGATGGACGCGTTCGCGCACCTCGGAGACGAGGTGCGGGCGGCGCTCTCCGAGCGCGGGTTCACGACGCCGACGGAGCCCCAGCGCCGCGCGATTCCCGCGCTCGCAGACGGCAAGAACGGGCTCGTGGTCGCTCCCACGGGGACCGGGAAGACGGAGACGGCGATGCTTCCAGTCCTCAACAGCATCGTCGAGGAGGGCGCGCCCGAGGGGTTCGCGGCGCTGTACGTGACGCCGCTGCGCGCGCTGAACCGCGACATGCGCGAGCGCCTCGACTGGTGGGGGGAGACGCTGGGCCTCGACGTGGACGTGCGGCACGGCGACACCACCCAGTACCAGCGCAAGAAGCAGGCCGACGACCCGCCGGACGTGCTCGTGACGACGCCCGAGACGCTGCAGGCGATGCTCACCGGGGAGAAGCTCCGGGACGGCCTCGCGGACGTGCGCCACGTCGTCGTCGACGAGGTGCACGAACTCGCCGGCGCGAAACGCGGTGCACAACTCTCGATTGGGATGGAGCGGCTCGTCGAACTCGCGGGGGACTTCCAGCGAATCGGGCTGTCCGCGACCGTCGGCGACCCGAAGGAGGTCGGCGCGTTCCTCACGGGCGGCCGCGGTTGTGAGATTATCGAGGTGGACGTCACCTCGAAAGTCGAGTTCTCGGTGCGCGAGCCGGAGGTCACCGACAGCGACGAGCGCCTCAGCAACGAGCTGATGACGTCGCCGTCGATGGCCAGCCACGTCCGGACGATTCGGGAACTCGTCGAGGAGCACGACTCCACGCTGATCTTCGTGAACACGCGCCAGACCGCGGAGGCGCTGGGCTCGCGGTTCAAGGAACTGGACGCCAACATCGGCGTCCACCACGGCTCCCTCTCGAAAGAAGCCCGCATCGAGGTCGAGAACCAGTTCAAGGCCGGCGACCTCGACGGCCTGCTCTGCACGTCCTCGATGGAACTGGGCATTGACGTGGGCCGCATCGACCACGTCGTCCAGTACTCGTCGCCGCGCGAGGTCGCGCGCCTGCTCCAGCGCGTCGGGCGCGCGGGCCACCGCCGCGACGAGGTGAGCCACGGCACCGTCATCACGGGCAGTCCCGACGACACGTTCGAGGCGCTGGCCATCGCGCGGCGGGCCGGCGAGGGCGACGTGGAGACGACCCAGATTCACCACGGCAGCCTCGACACCGTCGCGAACCAGATTGTGGGTGTCGTGATGGACTTCGGGGAGACGAGCGCGCGCCACGCCTACCAGATTGTGACGCGGGCGTACCCGTTCCACGACCTCGCCGAGGAGACGTTCCGCGAGGTCGCGATGGAGCTGCACAACAACCGCGTAATCTACGTGGACGACGAGGACGACACCGTCTCGAAGTCCGGGGGGACGTGGCAGTACTACTACGCGAACCTCTCGATGATTCCCGACGAGGAGACGTACGCCGTCTACGACATGGCGGCCGGCCGGCAGGTCGGGACGCTGGACGAGCGCTTCGTCGTGAACTTCGCGGAGCCCGGCGCCACCTTCGTCCAGCGCGGGGAGATGTGGCGCATCACGAACATCGACGAAGAGGAGGAGGAGGTCAACGTCTCCCCCATCGAGGACCCCGCGGGCGAGGTGCCGTCGTGGACGGGCCAGGAGATTCCCGTTCCCTACGAGGTCGCCCAGGAGGTCGGGGAGATGCGCGAGGTCGCGGCCGACCAGTTCGACGCTGGTGCGACCCGCGAGGGAGTGGCGCGGGAGTTCACGGCGCGCTACCCGACTGACGAGTACACCGCCGGCGAGGCGCTCGAACAGGTCGAGTACCACGTCGACGGCGGGCACGCGATGCCCAGCGACGACCGCATCGTCGTCGAACAGGAGGGCCGCACAATCGTCGTGAACGCGGCGCTCGGGCACGAGGCCAACGAGACCTTGGGTCGGCTGCTCTCGGCCCTGCTCGGCCAGCGCACCGGCTCCTCGGTGGGGCTGGACGTCGGCCCGTACCGCGTCGAGTTGGACGTGCCGGCGCGCATCAGCGCGAACGACGTGGTGGACCTCCTCCGGGAGACGGACCCCGAGCACGTCGAGCCGCTGCTGGAGTTGAGCCTCAAGCAGTCCGAGACGCTGAAGTTCACGCTCGCGCAGGTCGCCGCGAAGTTCGGCGCGCTCAAGCGCTGGAAGGGCCGGGACGGCGTCGGCCTCTCCCGCTTGCTCGGCGCGCTCGAAGACACGCCGGTCTACGACGAGGCCGTCCGCGAGGTATTCCACAGGGACCTCGACGTCGAGCGCGCGAGCGAGGTGCTGGACGCGATTCAGGCCGGCGACCTCGACGTCGCCATCGTCGGCGAGCGCACGACCGTCGGCGTCGGGGGCCGGTCCTCGGGGACGGAACTGCTCACGCCCGAGAACGCGGACGCAAGCGTCGTGCAGGCAGTCGAGGAGCGCATCCAGGACGACCGCGTGAAGCTGTTCTGCACGCACTGCGAGGACTGGGAGCACGAGACGAAAGTCCGGCGCGTCGGCGACCAGCCCGAGTGCCCGCACTGCGGGTCCACCAGAATCGCGGCGCTGTCGCCGTGGGCCGACGACGCGGTGAAAGCGGTGCGCGCCGACGACAAGGACGACGAGCAACGCGACCGCACCGAGCGCGTGTTCCGGAACGCCAGCATCGTCCAGAGCCACGGCAAGAAGGCGGTCATCGCGCTGTCCGCGCGCGGCGTCGGCCCCCGGAACGCCGCCCGCGTCATCAACCGCCACCGCGAGAACGACGAGGACTTCTACCGGGACATCCTCGAACGCGAGCGCGAGTACGCCCGCACCAAGGCGTTCTGGTAG
- a CDS encoding metallophosphoesterase → MALVEPIPGEPAAVADLGDEQALVVADYHAGIEVSLRREGLEVQSQAERRRERLLDLVRETRADRVVFLGDLGHAIGTPEGAEYDELEALFDALDVPVTLVVGNHDGGLADEFGIDATPPEGARFGDIGFAHGHTWPAPEVLEAETICVGHEHPTVRLEDEVGGARVERAWLRGPLDAAPFETHHSEAIDVTGDLAVFPAFNDLSGGTWVNVEGQEFLAPFLPGACPDAELYLLDGTRLGRYRDV, encoded by the coding sequence ATGGCGCTGGTGGAGCCGATTCCCGGCGAGCCCGCCGCGGTCGCCGACCTCGGCGACGAGCAGGCGCTCGTCGTCGCTGACTACCACGCGGGCATCGAGGTGTCGCTGCGGCGCGAGGGGCTGGAGGTCCAGAGTCAGGCCGAGCGGCGCCGCGAGCGCCTGCTGGACCTCGTGCGGGAGACGCGCGCGGACCGCGTCGTCTTCCTCGGCGACCTCGGGCACGCCATCGGCACGCCGGAGGGCGCCGAATACGACGAACTCGAAGCGCTGTTCGACGCGCTCGACGTGCCCGTGACGCTGGTCGTGGGCAACCACGACGGCGGGCTCGCCGACGAGTTCGGCATCGACGCGACGCCGCCGGAGGGCGCGCGCTTCGGCGACATCGGGTTCGCGCACGGCCACACGTGGCCCGCGCCCGAGGTGCTCGAAGCGGAGACAATCTGCGTCGGCCACGAGCATCCCACGGTCCGGTTGGAGGACGAGGTCGGCGGCGCGCGCGTCGAGCGCGCGTGGCTGCGCGGCCCGCTGGACGCCGCGCCGTTCGAGACCCACCACAGCGAGGCCATCGACGTGACGGGCGACCTCGCGGTGTTCCCGGCGTTCAACGACCTCTCCGGCGGAACGTGGGTGAACGTCGAGGGGCAGGAGTTCCTCGCACCGTTCCTCCCCGGGGCGTGCCCGGACGCCGAACTCTACCTGCTGGACGGCACGCGGCTCGGCCGGTATCGGGACGTCTGA